GTGATTGTTTGCACTCTCAAGCTGATTGCTTTCTAGTTTAGTAACATGGCATTTTTTGGTGACAGAGTCGGATATTGAAACATGTTGGGGACTTGCCTGCTGCTGCGGCATTGGCAGATGAAGCTAGGTGTATGGATCTAGCTGATCGCTACATAAATAGTGAATGTGTAAAGCGCATGCTGCAGGCTGATAAGGTCTTGAAGCTTTATCTTGTTCTTATTTTAGTATTTATTCATTGTGCTTAACTGTGTCCCCTaagttttcttgatttttttttcatagcatttttgttttcttttgaaggTGGCTTTGGCAGACAAAACTGCTGTGTTGTTTACCAAGGACGGGGATCAGCACAACAATCTTCATGACATGCAGTGCATGTGGTATGTTTCTGTTTTTTTGGGGGTTCTCATTGTGTTAACTAGGCCCTTTGGTCCTGACGTACTGGTTCTTTATTATTTGCTGTTTGGAAGGTATGAACTTGCTTCTGGTGAAAGTTACTTTCGCCAAGGTGATCTTGGACGGGCTCTGAAGAAATTTTTAGCTGTGGAGAAGCACTATGCTGATATTACTGAGGATCAGTTTGACTTCCATTCCTATTGCTTGAGAAAAATGACTTTGCGTTCCTATGTTGAAATGCTCAAATTCCAGGATCGGTTGCATTCACATACATATTTTCACAAAGCGGCAGCTGGGGCTATCAGGTAAAGCATTTTTAGGAATATGAATgggtttttatgatttttgattACTTGGATTTCTTTTCGACTGTCGTGAAACTGAAAATGTTAGATGCTGATAAGAAAGTCCATACACCTCCCTTAAATCAGTGGACATTagaggaaaaataaaaaggataaaAATATGATAGTGCTTATAAAATGATGTAACTGTTAAAGATGTCTCAAAGCATTACGAAACTAAGGTCTCAAAAGAAAAGACCCCATTCAGTAAGAGAAGGCAAAGGTTGGCTAGCCAAATCTACAGTAATCCTCCATTTGTGCAAAAAAacagtttgaagtttgaacactTGGCAACTAAAGTTAAACATGCACAGTAAGAATcagaaacaaaagcaaaaagatGACTGCAAAGTGAAGTCTTGAATGAAAACCATTTGTCCCCTTGTAACCAAGTTAAAAGATATAAGCTCTCATGGAGAGGCAATGGCATCTGTTAAGAGTCCGACATCAGTTTGTTTGGGCTCTATTGTCCAGCATATATATGGCGTCCCCCTCCTTCCTTTACAAGGCCTATTAAGGGAGGTGTATGGGCTTTCTTATCGTGGTATTGGAGCAGGCCCAGTTTGTCACTCAAGTTGGGCTGTTAGGTAGGCCTGTCAAGCCATCGGATGCCCAACCTACACATGAGTGGgagtgttaagacttaagagtcCAACATCGGTGTCTGTCATCTTCGTTTTTAATTTTCAGTTTATCATCGCTGATGTAGTTCTTTGTTCATGGTGTTTTCTATGTATTTTCTTGTTGCAGTTGGATTCTCGATGTTTTTCAGATTTTCTTGGGTTCATATTTATCCTTTTTTGGATTTTGAGCTGCAGATGTTATATAAAGTTGTATGATTCTCCTTCCAAAACCGCAGCTCAAGAAGATGATGAAATGTCAAAATTGCTTCCTTCGCAGAAAAAGAAGATGAggcaaaaacaaagaaaggctGAGGCCCGTGCAAAGAAAGTATTTAACCTTCTTTGACTCACTTTTTTGGGGGTAGTTTTTTTACGATAACTTTCATAGTAAGGTTTTTCTATCTGTTTAGGAGGCAGAGGTAAAAAATGAGGAATCTTCTGCTACTGGTGTCTCCAAGTCTGGAAAGCGGAACGTCAAGCCTGTCGACCCAGATCCACATGGCGAAAAGTTGTTGCAGGTTAGTTCTAGATCTTTTTGGTTTCAGGATTTCTGAAAACAGACTGCTATTTACGCCTCTTGAGGAGGTTCAACAAAGTTTCCAAACCGATTTACGAATGTCTAACCCTGTATCCAACATTATAAATTTATTCAGGTTGAGGATCCCTTATCAGAAGCTACAAAGTACTTGAAACTGCTTCAGAAGAACTCACCAGATTCTTTGGAGACCCACTTGCTTTCTTTTGAAGTAAACATGAGAAAGCAGAAAATTCTGCTTGCGTTGCAGGTAATTTCTTTTCGACAGTGTAAACCATTGGTGCTTGTAAAATGATAGTGAAATCATAACATTTGAATAACAATTATGATGGGGATAATCTATGTTCTACATACAAACACTTGAGCACATCATTAATATACTTGACATCGAGTTGTTATTTTTCAGTGGTTTAATCATTTGTTTGGCCTAGTGGCTAAGTGTTTGTCATTGACCCTGTGAGTAGAGATTTGAATCCTCGTCTGGTAtagttaaaaacttaaaatcaatttaatttttaagaaGTAAAAAATCTTTTGTCAGGCTTTGTCATTTGCATATTTTCTGACGGGGTAGTACTCTTAAAAAAGTCTTCATTATTTTACGTTTTTTAATTCGTGagattattttttaagttttactTTTGCCTGTAGGCTGTAAAGCAACTGCTGAGGTTGGATCCTGAGAATCCGGATTCGCATTGCTGCTTGGTATGTACCTTATTTCATGGAATGAATTATCCAACTTTGGAACTTATTCTGAAGCTGTTTCACACTATTTCAATCTCTACATGGTCACATTTAGACATAATAGTTTTGGATTTTGATGGGGCTTGCAAATTGCAATACTGATTAGGAGTCCTAAAGTTTGTGATGATTTTGAATATTATGTAATGCAGATTAAATTCTTCCATAAAGTGGGGTTGATGGCCGCTCCAGTGACTGATGCTGAAAAGCTTATTTGGAATGTCTTGGAAGCTGAGCGCCCAGCTATCAGGTTCTCTTAGAAATTGCCAATTTTTTGTGTGCTTGTGCTTGAACATTTTGGATGGTCcatttgaaatttaattttaatgccTTTTTTCCTGTTGTCATAGTCACTTACTTGAGAGATCTCTGAGCGAAGCAAATAAGTTTTTCCTCGACAAACACAATGGTATTACGGACCTCATGCAGCGTGTGTTGACTTTTATACATGAACATCATTTGGAACTTTGTCATACTGGTTTATTTTTTACTCTGCAGACTCTCTGATGCATAGAGCTGCAGTAGCAGAAATGGTTTATGTTCTGGAACCTGACAAGAAATCTGAGGCTATTAAACTAATTGAAAATTCAACCAATAAGCCGGTGCCAGGGTAACTTTTTTGCTGTTACACTGCTTTGTTGCATCGTCTTCACTCTATGCTTCCTCATTTGACTACTGCAgttttgtgtgtgtttattAGGGATGTGGCACTTGGATCAGTCAGGGAATGGAAACTCAAAGATTGCATTGCTGTCCACAAATTACTTGGAACGGCTTTTGGCGATAATGATGCTGCATTAAGTACGTACTAAAATTTAACACTTGTATCTGTTTTTAACTTACTAAATAGTTGTTACACTTACACAAAAGTGATAGTTGTTTCGCAAAAGTGAGTGCTTAATGCTTAGCGCTGGCTCTGTCCTCTTTTAAGCTGGCAAATACCATATCGAAATCCCACTTCTATTCACCATATTTTTTGTGTTATCTACCTACTGTTATTTTGGCCTAAATATGGTGAAAAATGCTGTAGTTCATCATTAGTgctatattttaattttcttttcctttaggGTGGAAGACACGTTGTGCTGAGTACTTCCCTTACTCAACCTACTTCGAGGGCAAGCAGAGCTCTGCTGTCTCCAAGTCAGCTTACAACCAAGCATTCAAGAACCCTGTAAACAGTGCAGAGAATCTTGAAAGTGATCAAAATGCTTCAGTTGCATCAAATGGGAAACTGGAAGCTTTCAAGGACCTTACGATCTGAATGAGAGACGTAATTTATGCATTAGTTAAAGTAGATGGATAGTGGTGGATCAGATAGTCAAGCTGTGGCTCTCAAATATACCAAGTGAGATTGGAGTTCTCCAAGAGAATCATCCCGAGTCGTATGGAGATGATAGTGTGCTCTctggttttggtattttatttcTTCACCAGTCCCTACCTGATTTTGAAAGCATTCCTTCGCAGATGTGTATAACCTGTGTTCATGGTGCTATTTtaggtttgtttttgttttttccttatTGTTGGGTCGCTAATTTGTGTGATCTTAGACAGTAGCGGTTCCATGCCTTTGCAGCCAAGTTTTTTAGACTGATGGCTCTTTTAGTTGAGGGGAGCATTTCAGAAATTTCGGGGTACTGGTCCAACATCCGGAGATGACAGAACAATACCTGGTAgagctgatttttttttgcagCATGTTGTACTGCACTCATTTCTTTCACTGTTTCGTCCATGATGTATAAGCGCTATATACCTGCGTCTGTCAAATTTCATCTTTTATTGGAATATACGTTGTCAACTTTCCCCGTATGCTAAACGGTCGAGGGAGAGATGCGGTTCCAATAATATGGAGACTTGACGGTTCAAAATAATTTGTTGGAAACATCATATTTATTGGTTGAGGGGTGGTTTATATGTCTTTCGTTGGAAGGAAATTCTTGATAATTCTAGTAGGTAAGATTAATAATATCTCACCTTACACCCTAATTTGGGAATTGATACCAACACCTCAAATAAGTTTATGAAAGTTTGACAAAAGCCCCACACATGTTTTCCCAAGTGGTGTCATCCAAAACCCTCAAATACCTCCCTCAAACCCCCTTCGAAGTACCAAGTATAATCTAAGGCCTTGTTTGCATAGTGGTTTTGATAAGGGTTAGTGGGGTTTAACAGAGTTTGGGATAGTGCTATTGTAACCTTTTTGGTggcaaaattcaaaattttgagaggTGAGAGAATATAATTTGATTTAGGGTTCTgtaatttctttaattttataattttaatttaataacaaaacaaTGTGATATGATATGATTATGACACACCTCTTCAACCATTTGATTGACATATGATACCAAAACCCTATTCTCAAGAGAATTTTCTCCCTCTCCCTAAAATACCTAAAAACCACTGGCTCATTCATCAATCCGAAACCGGTTCCAAACCGAATGGGAAAATTGAATCGAAAAACCGATTCCAGTGACAAACGAAACCGAAAAACAACTTCCGCCCCTATCCGAGAGAGTCTCTTCCACGGAGAGAAGCTCCGTGACGTGAAAGATTTTGGAGGGGAGAAGTGAGAAATGAAATAAGAACCTAAAGATTGTTCTTCCGTGAGATTCTCCGTGTCAATTTTGGTATCGTGTAGAAGGAAAATAAATGGTGGGAGCCTCTTCGCTGGCGGGGTTGCAAGATCACTTGAAACTAGCGAGGGAGTACGCTCTAGAGGGACTCTACGACACCTCCATCATCTTCTTCGATGGAGCCATTGCCCAGATCAACAAGTacgctctctctttctctctacttTTGTCTATATGTTGTGGTGCGATTATGGTTTCCTTTAATTTGTTGCGATAAGGTTCTGTAATTCGgttcaaaaaggaaaatgaggCATTTTTATTGTGGAAGGAGCAGGACAGTCTTTCTTGATGCTTGTTTAGACAAATCGTTTCAAGTGTAGCGGCAGTTACACAAAACAACTACCTATGGTTTTGGGATTTTATGCCTCTTGCAACTGATTCCAGTGATCTTAGTTTTTCTTGCTATTTCTTTAGTACAGCAGCAATACAAACGATTGATAATGCTTTTGGGGATATTTTTATGCACAAACTCCCGATTTACCACTTCTTGATCTTATAATTGTAGTTCTGTGCCGACCTATCTTCATATTACATCATATTGTTTGAGCATACCACTTGTATTATTCTATTCTCAAGCTGATATTGACAAGCATGAGAAGTGGTTCACAGAATTTGGATCTGCTTAGAAGGTATCAAGACAATTTCAAAGGAAAATATTCCTGATTATTTGTGCAAGTTGTTTTCTGTGTGTTTAAATTATGTTTCTGATTGTCAGAAATGTCTATTATCTCTACATTATTCGTGTATCCATGACGTCGCCTGTGATGTGGTTTCGTATGAGCTAACAGATGATTGGATTGCCTGCAATGTAGGATTAAACAAATGGCATTATACACAAATTCAATTCAACATTTGTTGTATGATTTCTTTCTATTTATATTACTAGGCTTTATTTCCTTGTGGAACTTTTCTCCTTGTCGTCTTAAGGTGTCATAACCCTatgattttgattcttttttattttcttcttggtaGGCAATCTCTATCTGTTGGTGGGGAAGCTTATGTATTAATTTTTGTTCTTCTATTAATTGAGTTagtatttaatataaattaatcatCATATGATGTTAATGTTAACCTACCCCTCGTATCAAAATAGGTCAAATGTTGCGTTTGTAAAAGCGTTTGAGAATTGAGCTAGATTTTTCACAGTTTATAAAATGACGAAGTGCGAAAGTGATGAGATCGATTGGTTAGTTCATGACTGAATGAAGATAATTTGGAATTCACTTAGGAAGTTTGaaactcaaaaagaaaattgagcGAAATCTCCAAAATTATGTTAATTcaccattcattttttttttgccaaagaTGGCTAAActtaaaaatactaaaattGTAAAATCCTAATAGAtatgaaattataaaaaaaatactaataataaaattaaaaatattaattagacTAGAATTACTATTAACTCCTAAACTTCTAATAAGAAAATGACTACCTCTCCTAATTATTAATGTAAACTAGCAAACTTGTCCTATATCATAAACTCACCAACAATTGCTAATTACCAAACGAAACCGTAAGTGGCACTAGTTCCAAACTGGCCCGACTTGTGTTACGATTTGAACTGATCCTCAAAATTAATGATGAGCTCCCAAAAAGTACCCGTGATTGATCTTTCCATGGAAAACTTGAAGCATGGCACAACTACATGGCTCTCTACCTGCAAGGATATCAGGCATGCATTTG
This genomic stretch from Tripterygium wilfordii isolate XIE 37 chromosome 22, ASM1340144v1, whole genome shotgun sequence harbors:
- the LOC119991839 gene encoding N-terminal acetyltransferase A complex auxiliary subunit NAA15-like → MGASLPAKEAGLFKLIVKSYETKQYKKGLKAADAILKRFPDHGETLSMKGLTLNCMDRKSEAYELVRLGLKNDLKSHVCWHVYGLLYRSDREYREAIKCYRNALKIDPDNIEILRDLSLLQAQMRDLTGFVETRQQLLTLKPNHRMNWIGFAVAHHLNSHASKAVDILEAYEGTLEDDFPPDNERCEHGEMLLYKVSLLDECGSLEKALEELYKKEPKIVDKLTYKEQEVSLLVKLGRLEEGAKLYRQLLSMNPDNYIYYEGLQKCLGLYSDEGGYSSEEIDQLDNLYNSLAQQYTWSAAVKRIPLDFLQGNKFREAADNYIRPLLTKGVPSLFSDLSPLYDQLGKADILEKLVLELEDSVRTTGRFPGREEKEPPSTHMWTLFFLAQHYDKRGQYDIALSKIDGAMEHTPTVIDLYSAKSRILKHVGDLPAAAALADEARCMDLADRYINSECVKRMLQADKVALADKTAVLFTKDGDQHNNLHDMQCMWYELASGESYFRQGDLGRALKKFLAVEKHYADITEDQFDFHSYCLRKMTLRSYVEMLKFQDRLHSHTYFHKAAAGAIRCYIKLYDSPSKTAAQEDDEMSKLLPSQKKKMRQKQRKAEARAKKEAEVKNEESSATGVSKSGKRNVKPVDPDPHGEKLLQVEDPLSEATKYLKLLQKNSPDSLETHLLSFEVNMRKQKILLALQAVKQLLRLDPENPDSHCCLIKFFHKVGLMAAPVTDAEKLIWNVLEAERPAISHLLERSLSEANKFFLDKHNDSLMHRAAVAEMVYVLEPDKKSEAIKLIENSTNKPVPGDVALGSVREWKLKDCIAVHKLLGTAFGDNDAALRWKTRCAEYFPYSTYFEGKQSSAVSKSAYNQAFKNPVNSAENLESDQNASVASNGKLEAFKDLTI